The following are from one region of the Osmia bicornis bicornis chromosome 8, iOsmBic2.1, whole genome shotgun sequence genome:
- the LOC114877106 gene encoding biorientation of chromosomes in cell division protein 1-like 1, translated as MELGLSNTLLAGDPRLVDHIVGEVKSQGIFDQFRKECIADVDTKPAYQNLRTRVEGSVNSFLSKQPWKPDLNKNQLRETLRKHIHEAPYLDAGVERIVDQVVNPKVYSVFMPQIEDVVYKFLGIERPKAKEKNGACGLKDLLPKDLDPVSPESDKNSLKDVSLESVDAIENLDTRKDDKLFNEQKSQEEDVFNEKTKDNISENGQIFSEEKVLDENDKTFNKTGSNLNLNTSGKSDDKTEDDEEDSPTFEPIDIMNLNESNISNDSHLSGISELTSHRSRSPDFCNELSRDNFDYSNQDSQLSKVSSDSRLSIVTDFGSSNHASTPINDSLKDEVNKDKCDVRNIKDNFKAVREYESSKSKSNKNIFELNKNKDAQDIKDSKNNKNNLSSKENSRDATDSSIKDKYEHKNNKDKNKDSESKSKPKDKNHIKDEKHHKDKSSSKKHRSHSSSKYDKYDKNKSKDKSDQPKENADKIKDTEKDNCAAVKEDKIKETDKKDNINKEGKDLKDLYKEKIRELREKKELTEKEKLNKDNKETKSNKENKDRKDSPKDKKSYKKDHKSSSKNSSSSHDIKIAKTSEKVIDGKEKKSESKDKDKNKRDERRSSKDHVKSKNHVSTKSDSEKLDKQDIKKIIKNEKDEKIEKSEVKKDTKLNSEKVNCKKDAKNYAQNKKLDSKKEVKNDAQEKDKKRKEEKKSKSKDDHSSLRRNSNDRRSTDRDGSNGSSSKSSQASNASSNITNNKSNTSTFSKETNHVSNSGSEISDSIDEVYTNESKLSPEQSNYKLDKGTEHTEYKTDDSSNYEVHIKQEPELNDGNLPLKKRALFGEDNSTLGEVKVKKPKFAKNFHEAKKLMKIRKQIEKQKLKEHKKLEKKLQQKIQSAQSNTMNNDNFESMPDEERVQIIEVADDEYDEPYPEKQTDLTLEERSIMMLQTEAGTKDLLETRSDLKLKLSDMELCIRQSLSEALPNKKLENVSSQQTALSDDKRNEELLNKESLSSTIIGTIKEEEIDDSEKIYSDKEIKQEINIFKSEDKLKSEESDSLDIGGDKHKKNEISEQLTKIDKNIEIPTTSKCKDDDVSQDAQSNSFSNLNESDCTMRIKKEPCDVESTSTVVDDNEECRYFKADNEKSEKFSSFLESLELVKNSSLEDIIESLGGQVVSSMPKTMAPPLPKRKHSSSPLTDILLNNSNNNNDGHNKALNLPGEDALNNVKKRKLVVQKKQRLQSNVCAPQGFLNGENFVMPLSPESDVSATSEKIPSSNLIKEDKGRHRSSQRYSSDDLYKPRPLFSSSSRRSRRSNQV; from the exons ATGGAATTGGGCTTATCGAACACACTATTAGCAGGTGATCCACGGTTAGTGGATCACATTGTAGGAGAAGTTAAATCTCAAGGAATCTTTGATCAGTTTCGTAAAGAATGTATCGCTGATGTTGATACAAAG CCAGCATATCAAAATTTACGTACAAGAGTCGAAGGATCCGTGAATTCTTTCCTTAGCAAGCAGCCATGGAAACcagatttaaacaaaaatcAGTTGAGGGAAACCTTGCGAAAACATATACACGAAGCTCCTTATCTGGATGCCGGTGTAGAACGTATAGTGGATCAAGTTGTAAATCCAAAAGTATATTCTGTCTTCATGCCTCAAATTGAAGATGTAGTATACAAGTTTTTAGGTATAGAAAGACCTAaggcaaaagaaaaaaatggtGCTTGTGGCCTTAAAGATTTATTACCTAAGGATTTAGATCCTGTTTCACCAGAGTCTGAcaaaaatagtttaaaagatGTATCTTTGGAATCAGTGGACGCGATAGAGAATTTAGATACGAGAAAAGatgacaaattatttaatgaacaAAAATCACAGGAAGAAGatgttttcaatgaaaaaacTAAGGATAACATCTCGGAAAACGGGCAAATTTTTTCGGAAGAAAAAGTATTAGATgaaaacgataaaacttttaataAGACTGgtagtaatttaaatttaaatacgtCTGGAAAATCAGATGATAAAACGGAAGATGATGAAGAGGATAGTCCTACTTTTGAACCAATTGATATTATGAATTTAAATGAATCCAATATTTCCAATGATTCACATTTATCAGGAATATCAGAATTAACTAGCCATAGATCAAGAAGTCCTGATTTTTGTAACGAATTATCGAGGGATAATTTTGATTACAGTAATCAAGATTCGCAGTTAAGCAAAGTTTCTTCTGATTCTCGATTATCTATTGTAACAGATTTCGGATCTTCGAATCATGCATCGACACCAATTAATGATTCGTTAAAAGATGAAGTCAATAAAGATAAATGTGAtgttagaaatattaaagaCAATTTTAAAGCTGTCAGAGAATATGAATCCAGTAAAagtaaaagtaacaaaaatatttttgaattaaataaaaataaagatgcgCAAGATATTAAAgattctaaaaataataaaaacaatttatcGTCTAAAGAAAACTCGCGTGATGCAACGGATAGTAGTATAAAAGACAAATATGaacataaaaataacaaagataaaaataaggatagtgaatctAAATCAAAACCCAAAGATAAAAATCACATAAAAGATGAAAAGCATCATAAAGATAAGAGTAGCAGCAAAAAGCATAGAAGCCACAGTAGCTCAAAATATGATAAATATGATAAAAACAAATCTAAAGACAAAAGTGATCAACCCAAGGAGAATGCGGATAAGATTAAAGATACAGAGAAAGATAATTGTGCTGCAGTAAAGGAAGACAAGATAAAAGAAACAGATAAgaaagataatattaataaggAAGGGAAGGATCTAAAAGATCTgtacaaagaaaaaattaggGAACTTAGAGAAAAGAAGGAActaacagaaaaagaaaaattaaataaagataacaaagaaacaaaatcaaataaagaaaataaagatagaAAAGATTCTCCAAAAGATAAGAAATCTTATAAAAAAGATCATAAAAGTTCTTCCAAAAATTCTTCAAGTTCTCACGACATTAAAATAGCGAAAACATCTGAAAAAGTTATCGAtgggaaagagaaaaagagtgAATCAAAggataaagataaaaataagcGTGACGAAAGACGTAGTTCTAAAGATCATGTCAAATCTAAAAACCACGTTAGTACTAAATCAGATTCTGAAAAATTAGATAAACaggatataaagaaaattattaaaaatgagaaggatgaaaaaattgaaaaatctgaGGTAAAAAAAGATACTAAATTAAATAGTGAAAAAGTAAATTGTAAAAAAGATGCAAAAAATTACGCGCAAAACAAAAAGTTAGATAGCAAAAAGGAAGTTAAAAATGATGCACAGGAAAAGGATAAAAAgcggaaagaagagaaaaagtcTAAGTCAAAGGATGATCATTCAAGTTtaagaagaaattctaatgATCGACGTTCTACAGATAGAGATGGTTCGAATGGTTCAAGTAGTAAAAGCTCACAAGCTAGCAATGCAAGTTCTAACATTACAAATAATAAGTCTAATACATCTACTTTTTCCAAAGAAACAAATCATGTGAGTAATTCTGGTAGCGAAATATCGGACAGTATCGACGAAGTATATACAAACGAATCAAAGTTATCGCCAGAACAGTCGAATTACAAATTGGACAAAGGAACAGAACACACGGAGTACAAAACAGATGATAGTAGTAATTATGAAGTACATATTAAACAGGAACCAGAATTGAATGATGGTAACTTACCTTTAAAGAAACGAGCGTTATTTGGAGAAGATAACAGCACTTTAGGAGAAGTGAAAGTGAAAAAACCAAAATTTGCCAAAAATTTTCATGAAGCTAAGAAGCTAATGAAAATTAGGAAACAAATAGAAAAACAGAAACTTAAAGAAcataaaaaattagaaaagaaacttCAACAGAAAATACAATCGGCACAATCAAATACGAtgaataatgataattttgaaagtaTGCCGGACGAAGAACGTGTTCAAATAATAGAGGTAGCAGATGATGAATATGATGAGCCATACCCTGAAAAACAAACTGATTTGACATTAGAAGAAAGATCAATTATGATGTTACAAACAGAAGCAGGTACAAAAGATTTGTTAGAAACACGCTctgatttaaaattgaaattatcagACATGGAATTGTGTATAAGGCAATCCTTGAGTGAAGCGCTTCCCAATAAAAAACTAGAAAATGTATCTTCGCAACAAACAGCACTTTCTGatgataaaagaaatgaagaatTACTAAATAAAGAGTCATTGTCTTCTACGATAATAGGAACaataaaggaagaagaaatagatgactctgaaaaaatatattctgataaagaaataaagcaagaaattaatatttttaaatcagaAGACAAATTAAAGTCTGAAGAATCAGACTCTTTGGACATTGGTGGCgataaacataaaaaaaatgaaatatcagaacaattaacaaaaattgATAAGAATATAGAAATACCAACAACATCAAAATGTAAGGACGATGACGTTTCTCAGGATGCTCAAAGTAAtagtttttctaatttaaatgaatCAGATTGTACAATGAGGATTAAGAAAGAACCTTGTGATGTGGAGTCTACATCAACGGTAGTTGATGATAACGAGGAATGTCGTTATTTCAAAGCTGATAATGAAAAATCGGAAAAATTCTCTAGTTTTCTAGAATCACTGGAATTAGTAAAGAATAGTTCCTTAGAGGATATTATAGAAAGTTTAGGAGGGCAAGTTGTATCTTCAATGCCAAAAACAATGGCACCACCTTTACCGAAACGCAAACACTCGTCTAGCCCGTTAACAGatatattgttaaataattcaaataataataatgatggTCATAACAAAGCATTGAATTTGCCTGGCGAAGATGCGttaaataatgtaaagaaAAGGAAACTTGTTGTTCAAAAGAAGCAAAGGCTTCAGTCAAATGTATGTGCTCCGCAGGGATTTTTAAATGGAGAAAATTTTGTTATGCCTCTAAGTCCAGAAAGTGATGTGTCTGCAACTAGCGAAAAAATACCAtcatcaaatttaattaaagaagaCAAAGG CCGGCATAGAAGCAGTCAACGTTACTCAAGTGATGACTTATACAAACCACGTCCATTATTTTCAAGTTCTTCTCGCAGAAGTAGGAGATCTAATCAGGTATAG
- the LOC114877111 gene encoding mitoferrin-1-like isoform X2 produces MTRMQALTPGPGGGGVRAVLSSMIRQEGVLRPVRGMSAMVVGAGPAHALYFSCYEFIKNKILSSREHSELNLVAYGTAGCVATLLHDGVMNPAEVVKQRLQMYNSPYQNVVSCIKNIYQTEGIRAFYRSYTTQLAMNVPFQMVHFIIYETTQSFTNPDHTYNPLAHMVSGAIAGAVAAAFTTPLDVCKTLLNTQSGVHAQGMIDAVKKVYNYGGIRGYFRGLNARVLYQMPATTICWSTYEFFKYVLHKKQDDGYCGPEADNDLSGTGQMQATPSWSSRIQNVRVYLDKNTPASELLDVTTS; encoded by the exons ATG ACTAGAATGCAAGCATTAACACCAGGCCCAGGAGGAGGCGGAGTAAGAGCAGTTTTAAGTAGTATGATTCGTCAAGAAGGCGTTTTGAGACCAGTTCGTGGTATGAGTGCAATGGTGGTAGGAGCTGGACCTGCGCATGCATTGTATTTTTCATGctatgaatttattaaaaataaaatcttaaGTTCAAGGGAGCATTCTGAATTGAATTTAGTTGCTTATGGAACAGCTGGTTGCGTGGCAACCCTTCTTCACGATGGTGTAATGAATCCAGCAGAAG TGGTCAAACAGCGATTACAAATGTATAATTCTCCTTATCAAAATGTTGTATCGTGTATAAAGAATATATACCAAACTGAAGGTATACGTGCATTCTATAGAAGCTACACAACTCAATTGGCTATGAATGTGCCTTTTCAAATGGTtcactttattatttatgaaactACACAAAGCTTCACAAATCCAGACCACACTTATAATCCTTTAGCACATATGGTATCTg GTGCAATAGCAGGAGCTGTTGCTGCTGCATTCACAACACCTTTAGATGTTTGTAAAACACTTCTAAATACACAAAGTGGTGTACATGCTCAGGGAATGATAGACGCTGTCAAAAAAGTGTACAACTACGGTGGTATACGTGGTTATTTCCGCGGTTTGAATGCCCGTGTTCTTTATCAAATGCCGGCAACTACTATTTGTTGGTCAAC ATacgaatttttcaaatatgtaCTCCATAAAAAGCAAGATGACGGATATTGTGGACCAGAGGCCGACAATGATTTAAGTGGAACAGGTCAGATGCAAGCTACTCCTTCCTGGTCTAGTCGTATTCAAAACGTACGAGTATATCTTGACAAAAATACTCCAGCCTCGGAGTTACTCGATGTGACTACAAGTTAg
- the LOC114877112 gene encoding uncharacterized protein LOC114877112, with product MSSRGVCDTRCQTFLTAMIQKEESTRIRWFLKNQEKLLSRLGKEVTSPPTREPDKKQSVDIIRLKPLPNWRPMEPDGSINMDIMKPIDPEVRAILYEGAPSFITAENYTRKRLKDHPEDRFYYPDCTSWVHGWRLTDYSPVPGSKVGKRSVMMRQFYHPKISSLNKDPEWYRPSQKTPNKCNGDMS from the exons atGTCAAGTAGAGGAGTATGCGATACACGTTGTCAAACGTTTCTTACTGCAATGATACAGAAAGAAGAATCAACGCGAATCAGATGGTTTCTGAAGAATCAAGAAAAACTATTAAGCCGTTTAGGAAAGGAAGTTACATCACCGCCTACGCGTGAACCAGACAAGAAACAAAGCGTGGATATT ATACGTTTAAAACCCTTGCCCAACTGGAGACCAATGGAACCTGACGGTTCTATCAACATGGATATAATGAAACCAATTGACCCCGAAGTAAGAGCCATTCTATACGAAGGCGCTCCAAGTTTTATCACCGCTGAAAATTATACTCGTAAAAG ATTAAAAGATCATCCTGAAGACCGTTTTTACTATCCGGATTGCACAAGTTGGGTACATGGATGGCGCCTTACAGATTATTCACCCGTTCCAGGGAGCAAAGTTGGAAAAAGATCCGTTATGATGCGTCAATTTTATCATCCGAAAATATCGAGTCTTAATAAGGACCCAGAATGGTATCGTCCGTCCCAAAAAACGCCAAATAAATGTAACGGCGATATGAGCTAA
- the LOC114877111 gene encoding mitoferrin-1-like isoform X1 yields the protein MNAEIYESLPTSSVAVHMTAGAFAGIMEHCVMYPLDSVKTRMQALTPGPGGGGVRAVLSSMIRQEGVLRPVRGMSAMVVGAGPAHALYFSCYEFIKNKILSSREHSELNLVAYGTAGCVATLLHDGVMNPAEVVKQRLQMYNSPYQNVVSCIKNIYQTEGIRAFYRSYTTQLAMNVPFQMVHFIIYETTQSFTNPDHTYNPLAHMVSGAIAGAVAAAFTTPLDVCKTLLNTQSGVHAQGMIDAVKKVYNYGGIRGYFRGLNARVLYQMPATTICWSTYEFFKYVLHKKQDDGYCGPEADNDLSGTGQMQATPSWSSRIQNVRVYLDKNTPASELLDVTTS from the exons ATGAATGCAGAAATTTACGAAAGTTTGCCTACATCTTCTGTGGCTGTACATATGACAGCAGGTGCATTTGCTGGAATTATGGAGCATTGCGTGATGTATCCACTTGACAGTGTTAAG ACTAGAATGCAAGCATTAACACCAGGCCCAGGAGGAGGCGGAGTAAGAGCAGTTTTAAGTAGTATGATTCGTCAAGAAGGCGTTTTGAGACCAGTTCGTGGTATGAGTGCAATGGTGGTAGGAGCTGGACCTGCGCATGCATTGTATTTTTCATGctatgaatttattaaaaataaaatcttaaGTTCAAGGGAGCATTCTGAATTGAATTTAGTTGCTTATGGAACAGCTGGTTGCGTGGCAACCCTTCTTCACGATGGTGTAATGAATCCAGCAGAAG TGGTCAAACAGCGATTACAAATGTATAATTCTCCTTATCAAAATGTTGTATCGTGTATAAAGAATATATACCAAACTGAAGGTATACGTGCATTCTATAGAAGCTACACAACTCAATTGGCTATGAATGTGCCTTTTCAAATGGTtcactttattatttatgaaactACACAAAGCTTCACAAATCCAGACCACACTTATAATCCTTTAGCACATATGGTATCTg GTGCAATAGCAGGAGCTGTTGCTGCTGCATTCACAACACCTTTAGATGTTTGTAAAACACTTCTAAATACACAAAGTGGTGTACATGCTCAGGGAATGATAGACGCTGTCAAAAAAGTGTACAACTACGGTGGTATACGTGGTTATTTCCGCGGTTTGAATGCCCGTGTTCTTTATCAAATGCCGGCAACTACTATTTGTTGGTCAAC ATacgaatttttcaaatatgtaCTCCATAAAAAGCAAGATGACGGATATTGTGGACCAGAGGCCGACAATGATTTAAGTGGAACAGGTCAGATGCAAGCTACTCCTTCCTGGTCTAGTCGTATTCAAAACGTACGAGTATATCTTGACAAAAATACTCCAGCCTCGGAGTTACTCGATGTGACTACAAGTTAg
- the LOC114877111 gene encoding mitoferrin-1-like isoform X3, producing the protein MQALTPGPGGGGVRAVLSSMIRQEGVLRPVRGMSAMVVGAGPAHALYFSCYEFIKNKILSSREHSELNLVAYGTAGCVATLLHDGVMNPAEVVKQRLQMYNSPYQNVVSCIKNIYQTEGIRAFYRSYTTQLAMNVPFQMVHFIIYETTQSFTNPDHTYNPLAHMVSGAIAGAVAAAFTTPLDVCKTLLNTQSGVHAQGMIDAVKKVYNYGGIRGYFRGLNARVLYQMPATTICWSTYEFFKYVLHKKQDDGYCGPEADNDLSGTGQMQATPSWSSRIQNVRVYLDKNTPASELLDVTTS; encoded by the exons ATGCAAGCATTAACACCAGGCCCAGGAGGAGGCGGAGTAAGAGCAGTTTTAAGTAGTATGATTCGTCAAGAAGGCGTTTTGAGACCAGTTCGTGGTATGAGTGCAATGGTGGTAGGAGCTGGACCTGCGCATGCATTGTATTTTTCATGctatgaatttattaaaaataaaatcttaaGTTCAAGGGAGCATTCTGAATTGAATTTAGTTGCTTATGGAACAGCTGGTTGCGTGGCAACCCTTCTTCACGATGGTGTAATGAATCCAGCAGAAG TGGTCAAACAGCGATTACAAATGTATAATTCTCCTTATCAAAATGTTGTATCGTGTATAAAGAATATATACCAAACTGAAGGTATACGTGCATTCTATAGAAGCTACACAACTCAATTGGCTATGAATGTGCCTTTTCAAATGGTtcactttattatttatgaaactACACAAAGCTTCACAAATCCAGACCACACTTATAATCCTTTAGCACATATGGTATCTg GTGCAATAGCAGGAGCTGTTGCTGCTGCATTCACAACACCTTTAGATGTTTGTAAAACACTTCTAAATACACAAAGTGGTGTACATGCTCAGGGAATGATAGACGCTGTCAAAAAAGTGTACAACTACGGTGGTATACGTGGTTATTTCCGCGGTTTGAATGCCCGTGTTCTTTATCAAATGCCGGCAACTACTATTTGTTGGTCAAC ATacgaatttttcaaatatgtaCTCCATAAAAAGCAAGATGACGGATATTGTGGACCAGAGGCCGACAATGATTTAAGTGGAACAGGTCAGATGCAAGCTACTCCTTCCTGGTCTAGTCGTATTCAAAACGTACGAGTATATCTTGACAAAAATACTCCAGCCTCGGAGTTACTCGATGTGACTACAAGTTAg